The Ketogulonicigenium robustum nucleotide sequence GTCGGGCAAGGTACCAAATCCGAGGCCCGGGCCAATCACGTCAAAGCCGTAATCGGCGGCCATCTCGCGCTTGCGCGCCAGCACGGTTTTGGCATCGGGGTAGAAGACTTCGGGGCCGGCGATATAAAGCGTTTTGGTCATAGGGGCCTGTCGTTAAAGCACATAGCGGCTCAGGTCGCTTTGGCGGGCCAACTGGCCCAGATGCCGTTCGACGTAAGCCGCGTCGATCTGAACCGCTTGCCCCGATTGTTCGGGCGCGTCAAACGACAGATCCTCGAACACGCGCTCGATCACGGTGTAAAGGCGGCGGGCGCCGATGTTTTCAACGGTTTTGTTCACTTCGGCCGCAATGCGCGCAATGGCGGCAATCCCGTCGGGGGTAAAGGTCACATCAACCCCCTCGGTCGCCATCAGGGCGGTGTACTGGCGGGTCAGCGCGTTGTCGGTGTCGGTCAGGATGCGGATGAAGTCATCCTCGCTCAGCGCCGACAGTTCGACGCGGATGGGAAGGCGGCCTTGCAATTCGGGCAGCAGGTCCGACGGCTTCGCCACATGGAACGCACCCGAGGCGATGAACAGGATGTGGTCGGTTTTGACAGGGCCGTGCTTGGTCGAAACGGTCGTCCCCTCGATCAGGGGCAGCAGGTCGCGCTGCACGCCTTCGCGGCTGACATCGGCACCGCGCGCTTCGGCGCGGGCGGCGACTTTGTCGATCTCGTCAATAAAGACGATGCCGGATTCCTGCACGGCTTTCAGGGCGGCGGCTTTCACCACCTCGTCGTCCAGCAGCTTGTCGGCTTCGTCATTCACCAGCAGATCGTGGCTGGCGGCGACGGTCATCCGCTTTTTCACGCGGCGCTGGCCAAAGGCTTTGCCGAACAAATCGCCGATATTCATCATGCCGCCGCCCATACCAGGCTGACCGGGGATTTCAAACTGCGGGGCGGCGCTGGTGTCGGGCACTTCGATCTCGATCTCGGTGGCATCCAATTCGCCCGCCCGCAGCTTTTGGCGAAACATTTCGCGGGTTTGCTCGCGCGCATTTTCACCCGCAACCGCGCTGAGGACGCGATCCTCGGCAGCAGCAATCGCGCGTTGGCGCACGTCGGCGCGCATGTATTCGCGGGTCTCAATAATGGCGGCATCGACCAGATCGCGGATGATCTGCTCGACATCGCGGCCCACATAGCCGACCTCGGTGAATTTGGTGGCCTCGACCTTGATGAAGGGCGCACGGGCCAGCTTGGCCAAACGGCGCGAAATCTCGGTCTTGCCGACGCCGGTCGGGCCGATCATCAGAATGTTTTTGGGGTAAACTTCGGCGCGCATCGCATCGTCCAGATGGTTGCGGCGCCAGCGGTTGCGCAGCGCGACGGCGACGGCGCGTTTGGCGTCGTGTTGGCCCACAATGTGGCGATCAAGCGCGGTGACGATGTCGCGGGGGGTCAGATCGGTCATCTTCGGGGCCTTTATGCAGTCAGCAGATCGGTGTTTTTCGGGGCGGACAACTGGTCCAGCGTGATATTGCCGTTGGTGTAGACGCAGATGTCGGCAGCAATCGCCATGGCACGGCGGGCGATGTCCTCGGCGTCCAGATCGGTCGGGATCAGCGCACGGGCTGCGGCCAAGGCGTAGTTGCCACCCGACCCGATGGCGGCGACATCGTGTTCAGGCTCCAGCACGTCACCGGCACCGGTGACAACCAGCAGCGCATCGCCATCGGTCACAATCAGCATCGCTTCCAGCTTTTGCAGGTATTTATCAGTCCGCCAGTCTTTCGCCAGTTCGACACAGGCGCGGGCCAATTGGCCGGGGGCGGCTTCCAGCTTGCGCTCTAGCCGCTCAAGCAGGGTAAAAGCATCGGCGGTCGATCCGGCAAAGCCGACCAGCACGGGCTTGCCGCCCGGGTTCAGGCGGCGCACCTTGCGGGCGGTACCCTTGATGACGGTCTGGCCAAGGCTGACCTGCCCGTCGCCCGCGACAACAACCTTGCCGCCTTTGCGCACGCCGATAATGGTCGTGCCATGCCAGCCTGGAAAATCACTCTGGGACATCGGGCTCTCCTTCTAAACGCGTGGGTCACATATGCGCATGAATGACCGAAAGAAAAGGGGCCGCCCCCTTGCAGTTGGCGCTGTAGTGGGTGGAAATGGCGCAAAGTTGTAACAGGATTGACCATGGCCCAAGATCGTCACGCAATTATCATTGATACCGACCCGTCCCCCGATGATGCCGTCACTTTCTTGATGGCGCTGGGGTCGCCCGATGAAATCGACCTGCTGGCGATTACCACCGTTGGGGGGAATGTGCCGCTGCATTACACCACCCGTAACGCATTGATGGCGTTGGAATTGGTCAACCGCACCGATGTGCCCGTCTACAAGGGCGCCGCAGGCCCGCTGATGGTGCCGCTGGAAACGGCCGAGCATGTCCACGGTCGCACCGGCTTTGACGGCTACGACCTGCCCGAGCCGAAGGCGACGGCTGCCGTAGGCTTTGCCCCCGAAAAGATTGTCGAACTTGTGATGGCCCGCCCCGCCGGGACTGTCACGCTGGCCTGCCTTGCGCCGCTGACCAACATCGCGCTGGCCATGCTGCTGGAACCGAAGCTGGCGGCCCACCTGAAGGGTATCGTCATGATGGGCGGGGCGCGCACTGAAGGCGGCAACATCACGCCCGCTGCCGAATACAACATCTACGCCGACCCCGAGGCCGCATGGCGCGTGCTGCATAGCGGCACGCCCATCGCGATGATCCCGCTGGATTGCACCCACAAGGCGCTGACGACCAAAGCCCGCATGGATGCCCTGCGCGCCTATCCGCAGCCGCATATCGAGCCGTTCTACCACCTGCTGATCGCGAACAAGGCCTATAATTCCAAGCAAGACGGGACCGATGGCGGCCCGCTGCACGACCCGACCGTTGTGGCCTACATCTTGCGCCCCGAGATTTTCGCGGGTCGTCATGTGAATGTAGAAATTGCGCTGCAGGCCCCGACGCGCGGTATGACCGTTGTCGACTGGCGCAGCGTGACCGGCAAACCCGCAAACGTCACATACCTGCCCGATATTGATGCTGACGCCTATTACGCGCTGGTCTGGGAACGTTTGGCCACAGCCTATCGTCCTGCCTAAAGCAAAGGGCCGCCCCATCGGGCGGCCCTTTTGGTCTTAGACCGACTGGTCGATCCACGCTTTCAGCGCGGCCTTGGGGGCTGCGCCGGCGCGGTTCGATACAACCTTGCCGTCTTTGAAGATGAACAGCGCAGGGATGCCCCGCACCCCAAGGGCCGCAGCGACGGCTTGGTTTTCATCAACGTTGATTTTGGCGACTTTGACGTTGCCGCCGTATTCGGCCGCCAGTTCTTCCAGCGATGGGCCGATCATGCGGCAGGGGCCACACCATTCCGCCCAAAAGTCGACGACGACGGGCACGTCCGAATTGACGACGTCTTGTTCAAAGCTGGCGTCGGTGACGGCTAGGGTATTTTGCGACATGTTTTTCCCTCCTTGGGATGGGGAATGAATTCTGGGTTAGAGGTAGGGACCCACCCCCGCAGCGTCAAGGGCGCGGCCAAGGGCGGCTTGGGCCACATCGGGGGGAACATCCATCAGTTCGCCCGTCGCTGTCCAGAGGATCATGACCCTTATCACGCGTTCGGGATAGATCGTCCGCAGCATCGCATAATAGGCGCCCATTTGGCGCAAGACGCCTTCGGGGGTGGCGCTGGCGGCCGTGGGGGCAACGCGGTTCGTTTTGAAATCGATTGCTGTGATGGTGTCACCCGTCACAATCAACCTGTCGATGATCCCGTGAAAGCGGCGTCCCGCAATATCGGCGGTCAGGGCGACTTCTGGCAGGCCATCGGGTTGGAATAGGGCGGCGTTCGCGGGGTTATCCAAAATGGCGATGGCATCGCGCACCAGCGCCTCGGGCGGGCCGGCAAGGGCGTAATCCTCGACCAGACCCACCAGTTGTGCACCGCGTGCATGGCGCATTGCGGGCGCGATTTGCGGCAGATGTTCCAATAGCAGGTGCACAATCGTGCCGCGCAGCAAGGCGATGTCATGCAGATCGGCGTCCACCTCGCCCGCCATCACCTTGGCACCGCCCAAGTCGGATGGGCTGAGCACCTGCGCGCTGCTGATGGGTGGCATCGCGGGGGCCAGGCCCGCTGCGATGTCGGGGCTGATCGGGTGCATAAGGGTTATGGCGGTGGCCACATCGGGGGCGGGGTGCAGGTCCATCCAGTCCAAATGCGCCAGCCGCAGACCTTCGCCGCCGGGCATCAGGGCGGGCAGCGCACCTGTGGCCTGCAGGCCGGTTTCGACCAAACTATACCAGCTATCATCCGCCGCGCCGGTGTCGCCCGCCGCGCACACGATCAGCCAACATTCGGCGCGGGTCAGGGCGACATACAACAGGCGCAGGCGTTCGTCGTTGCGGGCTTGCCGCGCAGCGTCGCGCAGGGCGCCGACAGCATCAGGCGCGGGGCTGCTGGGCCAAAGTGCGGTGCCATCGGGGTGGATCGCAAAGGCATCGTCGCGCGCGGGACGGCGCTTTTCGGTTTCCGGCATGATGACGATCGGCGATTCCAACCCCTTCGAGCCATGCACAGTCATCACGCGGATCTGGTTGGCCCCGCTGCCCTGCTGGCGCTTGATCTCTAGCGCGTCGGCTTCCATCCACTCGATAAAACCCGTCAGGCTGGGGATGTTGCCTTCCTCGTACGCCAGCGCCTGCGAGAGGAGCGCGTCGATCCCGTCCTCGGCCTCTTGGCCCAGACGGGCCAGCAAGCGCAGGCGGCCGTTGTGGCGCAGCAGCAGGCGGTTGATCAGGTCGTAGGGGCGCAGAAAGTCGGCATGGTCGCGCAGATCGTTCAAGATCGCCAAAACCTCGGGGGCGTCGGCGGCCCGCAGCGCCTGCCACAGCGGCGCGCCTTTAGGGCGAGCGTGGGCCAGCGTGAACAGATCTTGTTCGGTAAAGCCTAGCAAGGGCGATTTAAGTGCGGCGGCCAGCGACAAATCATCCTCGGCAAGGCTGAGGAACTTCAGCAGTGCCATCACATCGCGCACGGCCAGCTCCGCACCAATGCGCAGGCGGTCGGCCCCCGCAACGCGCAGCCCGCGGGCCTTCAGCGCCGCAATAATATGGCCAAAGATGGCAGATCGGCGCTGCACCAAAATCAGAATGTCGCCTTCGCTGACACGGCGACGCGTGGTGCCATCGCCGCTGGGCAGCCAGTGGTGCGCGACCATATCGGCACAGGCATCGGCCACGCGTTCGGCCAGTATACGGCTGGGGTGCATCGGGCTTTGCAGATCGACAGGGTCGAACCACTCGCCCAGATCGGGCGCGTCGCCGGATGCGACCACGGGCGGCCACAGGTCTACACGGCCTGGCAGGTTTTCCTTGAATGCGATATGGGTGGATTTGTCGCCCAACCCCGCTTGATGGTTCGTGAATACCGCGTCGACCAGCCGCAGGATTGCCCAAGACGACCGGAAGGAATGCTCTAGCGCCAGCGTATTCAGCCCGTCGCCCGCATCGCGCAGGCGTGCGGCAAAATCGTCGCGCATCCGCTGGAATTCGGTCGGATCGGCCCCTTGGAACGAATAGATCGACTGCTTCATATCGCCGACCACGAATATGGTGCGCGGCCGGTCGGTGCGCTGCCCGTCGCCTGCGGCAAATTCCTGCGCCAGCGCCGCGATCACCTGCCACTGGCGGGGGGATGTGTCTTGTGCCTCGTCCACCAGAATATGGTCGATGCCGCCGTCCAGCCGGAACAGCACCCACTGCGCCACAGCCGAATCTTGCAGCAAGGCGCGGGTTTTTTCGATCAGATCGTCAAAGTCCAACTGCCCACGCAGCAGCTTCTGCGTCTCGTAGGCGGGCACGAAGGCGCGGGCGAAACGATCCAGCGCGATAGATTTTTCCAGCGTGTCCAAGGCCTTTAGCCGATCAAGGGCCGCGCCGGTTCGCTCCATCCATTCGAAAACCTCGTCTGCGATAGGGGCCATCGCGGCAATGGCGGCTTTGTGGTTTGATTGGGGAAAGCGGCCGACTTTGGGTTGTCCCGCAAATTCGCCTGATTTGGTGATGAACAGATCGGCGAGGGTCGCCAGATCATCCGCGGTGGGCGCATCGAATGACAGGCCCTGCAGCTGTGCCGCAAAGCTTTCATAGTTTTTGCTGAGGCCTTTGAAGACGCTGGCGACATCTTGCGCCAGTTTGCGGTCGGCGGCGGTGACGGCGATGGCATAGGCGTCGGCGCGCGTTGTGCCGGTGGGCAGGTCCAGCGCGTCGTACAGCGCATCGGTACTGGCCGATTCTGTGAAAGCTGGCCCCATAAAATGCGCGCGCTTTGCGGTGATCGTCGCCAGAAAATCGTCAAAACTGCCGCCGCCCAGATGGCGCATCACGTCGTCGATCAGGCCGCGATCAGCGCCCAAGGCCATGTCCTCGGCCACCTCTTGGCGCAACAGCTCGGCGGCGCGGTCTTCCATTTCGGTGAAGGCGGGGGTGATGCCTGCCTCCAGCGGGAAGCGCCGCAAGACCGAGGCGCAAAAGGCGTGGATGGTCTGGATTTTCAACCCGCCCGGAACCTCCATCGCTTGGGCGAACAGGCGGCGGGCGGTGGCCAATTGGTCGGCATCAACCGCGTTGTCGGCGCCCAGACGCAGCAGCTGCGCTTGCAGCGCGTCGTCATCCATCATCGCCCACAGCCCGAGGCTGCGGAACAGGCGGTTCTGCATCTCGGCGGCGGCGGCTTTGGTGTAGGTCAGGCACAGAATATTCTGCGGATCGACTCCGTCCAGCAGCAACCGTGCCACGCGGTCTGTCAGAACGCGCGTTTTGCCCGACCCCGCGTTGGCCGAAAGCCAAGTCGAGGCGCGCGGGCGTGCCGCCTGCACCTGCCGTTGGGTTGCAAGATCGGTCATGCCAAATCCTCGGGCTGGGGGGTGTCGCTGTCGCCCCATTCGCCAAAGCGGGACAGGTGGTCGTAATCGCTGGCGTGCTTCACCGCGAAAGGCGCGATGCGGGCGGTGTACCCGCGATCATATTGCATCCAGGCATCGATCAACTGCTGCAACTGATGCCAGATGACGGGCGGCGGCAGTTTTTCCAGCGGGGCGGGAACTTGTTTCGGGTTCGATCCCAGCCCGATGAATGTCGCATTTACGACATTGCAAGCGCCGATCTTTTCGAATGCGCCGCGGCTGACCATAGCGGCCTCGATCAGCAACTGCTTGTCGAAGAATTCCTGTGCCTTCACCGAGGGCGGATCGCCGGTTTTGTAGTCGTAAATCAGGGCCTCGCCCGCGTCGTTCAGGTCGATCCGGTCGGCTTTTCCGGACAAAGTGAACTCGTGCACGCCAAGGGGAACCTCGCCGCGGCTTTCCATCAGTGTCGGGGTGCCGATGTTTTGGCGCTCGACCTCGGTCGTCAGAAAATAGGGGGCGGTGCGACGGATCTGCGCCAGCCATTGCCGCGCGGTGATGGGCCAAGGGCAGGTGTCGTCGATGACTTGCGCTGCGATGGTGTCCAGTACCGCAGCGGCATCGGGCGCATCGGGCGCGGTGCCGGTATTGATGAACCCTTCGAACACGCTGTGGATGACAGTGCCGCGCAACCGCGCATCCGCGCTTTGGTTCAGCGGCCCCAGTGCGTTCAACCGCAAGATGGTACGGGCATAGATCGCGTATGGGTCGCGCAGCAGTGTTTCGATTGCGGTGACCGACAGCTTCTGCGGCCGCGCCGAAATTGGCGGGCGAGGGGAGGGGCGCTGTGCGGCGGGGGTGGGTGCCTTGGGTATCGATAGGTCGTTTGCGGCGGCAAGCCATGCAGCGCCGCGCGCGCGCATATCCGCCAGTGCGGCAGGGCCGCTTTGCGCGGGCAGCCCATCCAGCAAATTGGTCAGGCGATTGACCCAGCGCGCGGCGACCGTTTCGGCATCAGCCGAGCGGACGGCGCGTGAAATCCAGACCTCGGGCGCTGCGGCGGCTTGTTGATAGTCGTGTGCCGCCAGCCCGATGCGCCGTTCGGGCAGCAAAAGGCCCGCCCGCGCACGCAGAGCGCGGTTCAGCCACGGGTCGGCGCTGCTGGTGCCCGGCCAGACGCCTTCGTTCAACCCCGCCAAAATGACCAAATCAGCCCCTTGCACGCGCGCCTCTAGTGTGCCCCAAACCAGAATTTGTGGGTGTCCGGCATCGGGGTTGCGCACCTCGGCCCCGCGCAGGACCCCATCCAGAATGGCGGTAAAATCGCGCGGCGGTATCGTGCCGGCGTGGGGCGCGTGCAGCTGTAAATCGGTGATGACCGCCAGCGCTTTGCGGCCCGCGGCTTCCTCCCAAAGGGCGGGGCCGCGGGTGATATTGGCTGCGCGATCCAGCAGCAGATCCAAATGGTTCGTCAGGGGCTGCGCGCCGACGCTAGCCAGCCCGCTGGTAAAGCTGATGATCCATTCAACCCACGCGCGCCGGTGGGCGGGGGCGCTTTTATGGCCAGCCCATTCCAACAGAGCGGTGGCATCGGGAAACGGCATGCCTTCGCCGCGGATGAACAGTTCCAACGCGTGGCTGTTCAGCAAGTGTTGGCCGCGTTCGGCATCGGCGTGGGCCAGCGGGTGCTTTAGCAGCGCCAGCAGGCTTTCGGCATCCAGCTTTTGGCCGAACAGCCGTGCGACTTGCCGCAGAAGGCGACCGGGGGGCGATAGGGGCAGCGGCTGCCCCGCGCTGTCATCGGGCAGCACCGACCAGCGGTCCAGCGCGGCGGCGACTTGTCGTGTCAGCATCCGGTCGGGGGTAATCAGCGCGGCGGTGCGCCCTTCGTCCAACGCGGCGCGCAGGCGCAGGGCGATGGTTTCCGCCTCTAGTCGCGGGGATGGCGCCTCTAGCAGCGTCATATGCTGCGTTGCGGTCAGCAGATCGCCCAGATCTTTACCCTCGTGCCGCCACTGGTCGGTGACGGGCGCGGGGCGAAGCGACAGCGAAATCAGACGGTTGCGCGCGGCGTCGGGCGGGTTGTCGTTGGCCCACCGCTGGATGTCGGCAGGGGCCATGCCAAGTCCGTCAGCTATCTTTCGAAAGCGGAACTGGGGGTGGTCTTCGGCGGCCATGGCATCGCCGATCGCATCCCACGCGGCGGGGGGCATGTCGAAATCAAACCCCGGCAGAACGATGGCACCCTGCGGCAGGCGGGCAACGGCGCGCATCAGCATTTGCGTCGCCCCGCGCGACCCAGTCGAGCCTGCGATGATGATTGGGTCTTGCGGCGGATGGTCCTGCCAATGGGCGGCCAGCCGTTCGATGACCATCCGCTGACGGGCTTCGCGGTCGGGCGGGGCCGATGCGTCAAAATAGGCGCTGATGATTTTCAGAAATTCCAGCGTGCGCTGCCAATGCCCCGATTGGTCGGTCACATCCAGCGCGGCGATGACATCGGGGCTGACGCCTTCGCCCTGCATTTCGTCCATCAGACCGGCAAGGCTTTCAGCCAGATCGTACAGCGCCGAACGCGGGGCAAGGTCGGGCGCGGCATCCAGCAACTGCGCGATCAGCCGCGTCAGTTCCAGCCGGCGCTGCAGTGCGGGAACGGGCAGCGGCAAATCAGCGGCCACCGGGTCCAGTGCCAGATCGGTCACCAGCCGGATGCGCGGCAGTATTTGCGCGCCGCCCGCGTCGAACAGGCTGCGCAGGCGCCGCTGCATGCGCGATGTGTTGACGTAAACCGTGACGCGGGCCCAATCCTCGGGGGGGCGGCAAGCCATGCGGGTGCGTAGGCCCGCGATCAGGGCAGCGGGGAAATCAACCCCCGGCGGCAGGCCGAATAGGCGCGGTGCGGGCATGTCATCAAACAGCAAGGCGGGCCTCCCATGTTGCATCGCCGCTGATTGCCACGCGGTGGGTGCCATCGGGCAGCGCAGCAAAAGACAGCGTCAGGGCGTGGGCGGGGGTCAGGCTGCCCAAACGGTCGGGCCATTCGATCAGGCAGATCGCGTCGGCGAAAGCATCCGTCAAGCCCAGCTCGATCACCTCGTCTGGGTGGGTCAGGCGGTAGAGGTCGCTGTGCCAGATTTGCACATCCGCATCATAGGTTTGCACCAGCGTGAAGGTGGGCGAGGGCACATCCTCGTGCGGATTTTGCAGACGCGCGCGGATCAGGGCGCGGGCGAAAAATGACTTTCCGGCCCCAATCTGTCCCTCCAGCAGCAGAACGTCGCCGGCGTGCAAAAGCGCGGCAAAATGGGCGGCTAAGGCGGCGGTATCGGTTTCGGTGCGCAGCGCGATGTTCTGTTCCATGGCCCTAGATGTGGCAGGCCCGATGCCGCCCCGCAAGCGCGAAGCAGCCTTACGCGATGTGGCGTACGGTCATTTCCGGTTCCAACAACCGCCGTGCCTCGAGCGAGCGGAAGCCGATCATGATCCGCCCCCCGCCGATGCTGCTGAGCCGTAGCTCGGTGCTAGGATCTAGCCTGCTCCACACGTGGGGCGTGCGGTCATTTTCGGGCTGGCGCAGCCCAGCGGTGGCCGCGCCAAGCGCGCTGGCCGAGAATTGCTTGTGCCACCTGTCGAACTCCGTCTCGAGCGAGAGCGGCGCCACACCGTCGGGCGGCAGCGACCACATCTGGTAATAGGCCGCGTTTGCAACGACCAGATTGCCCGAATGCGCAAAGACGGCAATGGCTTCCTCCAGCGCGCCGATCACGCCGTGCAGGGTGTCGATTTCGGCGCGGAATGCGCGGGTCACGCGAATTTCCGGGGATATATCCTCGAACAGCACGGCCATGGCATTGTCGGGGTAGGGTTGGGCAGTGACGCGAAACGTGCGGCCGTCGCCCAGGTGCCATGTCTCGGACAGGCTGCTGTGCAGCACGCCGTCGGCTTCCAAGGATGTCAGTTTTGCGCGCCAATCCAGATAGTTGCGCGGCTCGGGCAGCACGTGCGAGGCACGCAACCTGTCAAAGAAACCGGCAAGGCTGGGGCGTTGCAGTAAGAAGCTTGTCGATAGGTCGGTCAGGTCGGTTAGCGCGGGGTTAAACTGCATCAGGCGGCGCTGGCGGTCGAAAAGGGCGATCCCCATCGGCAGCCCGGCATAGATCTGCGCGATGCCGTTCAAAAACTGCTTGCGGGCAGCCTCGGCTGCCGTTTGCGCGGTCACGTCCAATGCGAAACACATGGTTTGCGCCCCGCGGCTGATCTGCGAGATATGGTAGTCGCGGGGTTTGCCCTCGTGGGTCGCGAGGCTGGCCGTGTTGGCTTTGGCGGGAAACAGGCTGGGCAGCGGCCAGCCGAGATTGACCTGCGGCGGCAGCAAATCCAAATAGCTTTGGTTTGCCCAAACGACGCAGCCCTGATCATCCTCGACCCAGATGACCTGCGGGCTAGCGGCGGCCAGTGCCCCCAGAATTCCGTCGTCGCGGGTGGGCAGGGCGCCCTCGCCGGGCAGGCCCACCAGATCGACGCGGGTTAACCCGCCGCGCCGCAGCACCGTTAGCCTTTGCTGCGCATCCGGTGCGTCCAATGACAGCACGCCGTAATGCCCCAGCGCGGCCAGCTTGCGCGGCAGGTCGGCGAAGCGCAGCGACAGATGTGCGACTGCCTGCGCCTTGTTGGGGGGCAGCGCCCCTGCGACTACAGCGTCGACGTCACCCTTGGAATCGATCAGAACGCCATCTTCAAAAATCAGGGTCGCGATGCTGTGCGGCGCATTGGCTTTACGCTGAGCGCTGCGTTTGCGGCCCCAAACCCACAGCATTCCTGCCGTGGCGCTAGCTGCTATGGTCGCCGAAATGGTTGTCGCCAGCCACGGGGGTAGCGAAAGAAAGCCAGACAGTTCGATTGTGCCAAATGGCGATTCCATACAACAG carries:
- a CDS encoding PAS-domain containing protein: MESPFGTIELSGFLSLPPWLATTISATIAASATAGMLWVWGRKRSAQRKANAPHSIATLIFEDGVLIDSKGDVDAVVAGALPPNKAQAVAHLSLRFADLPRKLAALGHYGVLSLDAPDAQQRLTVLRRGGLTRVDLVGLPGEGALPTRDDGILGALAAASPQVIWVEDDQGCVVWANQSYLDLLPPQVNLGWPLPSLFPAKANTASLATHEGKPRDYHISQISRGAQTMCFALDVTAQTAAEAARKQFLNGIAQIYAGLPMGIALFDRQRRLMQFNPALTDLTDLSTSFLLQRPSLAGFFDRLRASHVLPEPRNYLDWRAKLTSLEADGVLHSSLSETWHLGDGRTFRVTAQPYPDNAMAVLFEDISPEIRVTRAFRAEIDTLHGVIGALEEAIAVFAHSGNLVVANAAYYQMWSLPPDGVAPLSLETEFDRWHKQFSASALGAATAGLRQPENDRTPHVWSRLDPSTELRLSSIGGGRIMIGFRSLEARRLLEPEMTVRHIA